One part of the Lotus japonicus ecotype B-129 chromosome 2, LjGifu_v1.2 genome encodes these proteins:
- the LOC130737596 gene encoding glucan endo-1,3-beta-D-glucosidase ARB_01444-like, which yields MPNNKKDTPFTFPQAHSTVLPDPSTFFSQNLVSPLPTNSFFQNWVLNNGDNQEYIHPYLIKPSNSSLSISYPSRSANSAVIYQAFNPDLTITSADNKIKQSSNKKHTISSYTDLSVTVDMPSSNMSFPLVRGSPYVTVRVTEPTHISISTIHAILFVTPLDPSLTKYSFTLNNSQTWIIYASSPIFLTRGRDTSEITSERSFSGIIRLALWPDSDTKYEAILDKYSSCYPVSGDAVLREPFFMEYKWEKEGSGGDLLLLAHPLHVNLLSKHGVTVLDDFKYNSIDGELVGVVGDSWLLEADPVSVTWHSTKGVKEESRDEIVSALLKDVDGLNSSGITQTNSYFYGKLIARAARLALIAEEVFFYEVIPKVVKFLKETIEPWLEGTYNGNGFLYDGKWGGIITKLGSTDTGGDFGFGIYNDHHFHLGYFLYAIAVLAKIDPAWGRKYKAQAYSIMEDFMNLSTRSNSNYTRLRCFDFYKLHSWAAGLTEFNDGRNQESTSEAVGAYYSAALMGMAYGDANLVAIGSTLTAFEILATQMWWHVKEGGNLYEEEFTRENRVVGVLWSNKRDSGLWFASAERRECRLGIQLLPVLPISEILFSDVEYVKDLVEWTLPAISDGTGEGWKGFLYALQGVYDNEGALEKIRRLNGFDDGNSLTNLLWWIHTRGGGDE from the coding sequence ATGCCTAACAACAAAAAGGACACACCTTTCACATTCCCTCAAGCCCACTCCACAGTTCTCCCTGACCCCTCAACCTTCTTCTCCCAAAACCTTGTCTCACCACTCCCCACAAACTCTTTCTTCCAAAACTGGGTCCTCAACAATGGTGACAACCAAGAGTATATTCACCCTTATCTCATCAAACCCTCAAACAGTTCTCTTTCCATCTCATACCCTTCACGCTCTGCAAACTCTGCTGTCATATACCAAGCCTTCAACCCTGATCTCACCAtcacttccgctgacaacaaaatcaaacaaagctccaatAAAAAACACACAATCTCATCCTATACTGATCTCAGTGTCACAGTGGATATGCCTTCTTCAAATATGAGCTTTCCCCTTGTCAGGGGAAGCCCCTATGTGACTGTTCGTGTGACTGAACCAACCCATATATCCATCTCAACAATCCATGCCATTCTCTTTGTGACTCCATTGGATCCATCGCTCACCAAGTATAGTTTTACCCTTAACAATAGCCAAACATGGATCATATATGCTTCTTCCCCGATCTTTTTAACCAGAGGCAGAGACACCTCTGAAATCACTTCTGAGAGGAGTTTTTCTGGCATAATCCGATTAGCTCTATGGCCGGACTCTGATACGAAATACGAAGCTATTCTTGACAAGTACAGTTCTTGTTACCCTGTTTCAGGTGATGCTGTGCTCAGAGAACCCTTCTTTATGGAGTATAAGTGGGAGAAGGAAGGTTCAGGGGGGGATTTGCTGCTATTAGCACACCCTCTTCATGTTAATCTTTTATCAAAACATGGTGTCACTGTTCTTGATGATTTCAAGTATAATAGCATTGATGGGGAGCTAGTTGGTGTTGTTGGTGATTCATGGCTTTTGGAAGCAGATCCTGTTTCTGTAACATGGCATTCTACAAAGGGCGTGAAAGAAGAATCGCGTGACGAAATTGTTTCAGCACTTTTGAAAGATGTTGATGGTCTTAATTCATCAGGAATAACACAAACAAATTCTTACTTTTATGGGAAATTGATTGCAAGGGCAGCAAGGCTTGCATTGATAGCTGAAGAGGTTTTCTTCTATGAAGTGATTCCAAAGGTTGTGAAATTTTTGAAGGAAACCATTGAGCCTTGGTTGGAGGGAACTTACAATGGGAATGGATTTCTATATGATGGGAAATGGGGTGGAATTATAACCAAACTAGGTTCTACTGATACAGGTGGTGATTTTGGATTTGGAATTTACAATGATCACCATTTTCATTTAGGGTACTTCCTCTATGCAATTGCAGTGCTTGCCAAAATAGATCCAGCTTGGGGTCGGAAATATAAAGCACAAGCCTATTCAATAATGGAAGATTTCATGAACTTAAGCACAAGATCAAACTCAAATTACACGCGTTTAAGGTGTTTTGATTTTTACAAACTTCACTCTTGGGCTGCTGGTTTGACCGAGTTCAACGATGGAAGAAATCAAGAGAGTACAAGTGAAGCTGTAGGTGCATATTACTCTGCAGCATTGATGGGAATGGCTTATGGTGATGCTAACCTAGTTGCAATTGGATCAACACTCACAGCATTTGAGATTCTTGCAACTCAAATGTGGTGGCATGTGAAAGAGGGAGGGAATTTGTATGAAGAGGAGTTTACAAGAGAGAATAGGGTGGTGGGTGTTTTGTGGTCTAATAAGAGAGATAGTGGACTGTGGTTTGCTTCTGCTGAGAGGAGAGAGTGTAGGCTTGGGATTCAGCTGTTGCCTGTGCTTCCTATTTCTGAAATTCTGTTTTCAGATGTTGAGTATGTGAAGGATCTTGTAGAGTGGACATTGCCTGCAATAAGTGATGGTACTGGAGAAGGATGGAAAGGGTTTTTGTATGCATTGCAAGGAGTTTATGATAATGAAGGTGCATTGGAGAAGATAAGAAGGTTGAATGGTTTTGATGATGGAAACTCTTTGACTAATCTTTTGTGGTGGATTCACACCAGAGGTGGAGGTGATGAGTAA